A region from the Ptychodera flava strain L36383 chromosome 12, AS_Pfla_20210202, whole genome shotgun sequence genome encodes:
- the LOC139144850 gene encoding protein unc-93 homolog A-like, which yields MMDDLETEPLVINTPPRPVNPDIWPQKWKYWKNLLALSVAFTFNFTAYASLQNLESSLNRDKGLGLASLSVIYGSLIISCLVAPAIIRTLGLKWTFFVSILFYAGYTATNYYAKFYTLIPASVFLGFAAGPLWASQGAYVTTSAINYAEVTIELEESIINRFNGVFLMFFQSSQIWGNLIASLVFHHSDNSSHSEDRVCGAKDCPAPPSQNSSSYEEPSEKTQHILISIYLGCGVIAALIILVFLDPLNTRTSKETLEDKRISSRLLSTLRLLKNYRMILMLPLMVYSGVEQAYIAGDYTQSFVSCSLGVQMVGYVMIAFGITDALASLLFGRIQEYVGRIALFILGAITHLGLMVVMLLWQPTESHEWLFFVVAALWGLGDAVWQTQIASFVGVLFPEDQEPAFSNYRLWQALGFTITFAYSHYLCVNAKLYIAGGLLAVSMLMYGTVEYKIRHVDIRYAEI from the exons atgatgGATGATCTAGAGACTGAACCACTCGTTATCAACACTCCGCCTCGTCCGGTGAATCCAGATATCTGGCCTCAGAAGTGGAAATATTGGAAGAATCTTTTGGCCTTGAGCGTTGCCTTCACCTTCAATTTTACAGCGTATGCTTCTTTACAAAACTTGGAGAGTAGCTTAAATAGGGACAAGGGGCTCGGACTTGCGTCTCTCAGTGTTATATACGGATCACTTATCATATCATGTCTTGTAGCACCAGCAATTATCCGTACCCTTGGATTGAAGTGGACTTTCTTCGTGAGTATTCTGTTTTACGCAGGGTACACGGCCACGAACTATTACGCGAAGTTCTACACATTGATCCCCGCGTCAGTCTTTTTAGGCTTCGCCGCGGGTCCTCTTTGGGCGTCCCAAGGCGCCTATGTGACGACTTCAGCCATCAACTACGCTGAGGTGACCATAGAACTGGAGGAGAGCATCATCAACCGCTTCAACGGCGTCTTCCTCATGTTTTTCCAGTCGAGTCAAATCTGGGGTAACTTGATTGCTTCTTTAGTTTTCCATCACAGCGACAATTCATCACACTCAGAGGATCGGGTATGCGGTGCAAAGGACTGCCCAGCACCACCAAGCCAAAATAGCTCGTCATACGAAGAACCATCTGAAAAGACACAACACATTTTGATTAGCATATATctaggatgtggtgtcatagcaGCGTTGATAATCCTCGTGTTTTTGGACCCGTTGAATACACGTACTAGTAAAGAGACACTTGAAGACAAACGTATATCAAGCAGGTTACTATCAACACTGCGACTTCTTAAAAATTATCGCATGATTCTGATGTTACCCCTGATGGTATACAGCGGAGTGGAACAGGCATACATTGCTGGTGACTACACACAG TCGTTTGTCAGCTGTTCGCTTGGAGTGCAAATGGTTGGATATGTCATGATAGCATTTGGTATAACTGATGCTTTGGCGTCCCTTCTCTTTGGAAGAATTCAAGAATACGTTGGGAGAATCGCACTCTTCATACTTGGCGCCATAACTCATCTGGGACTGATGGTTGTCATGTTGCTGTGGCAACCCACGGAAAGTCATGAGTGGCTGTTCTTTGTTGTGGCGGCACTGTGGGGCTTAGGAGATGCAGTGTGGCAGACACAAATAGCCT CATTTGTTGGTGTGTTATTCCCGGAAGATCAGGAGCCGGCGTTTTCAAACTATCGACTCTGGCAAGCACTTGGTTTCACCATCACATTTGCTTATAGCCACTACCTGTGCGTAAATGCAAAGCTGTACATAGCTGGAGGTCTATTGGCAGTTTCCATGCTTATGTATGGAACCGTGGAGTACAAGATTCGTCATGTTGACATAAGatatgcagaaatttaa
- the LOC139144851 gene encoding uncharacterized protein has protein sequence MHPSIIAPLDINTLIVRKENSAYCQICPGMKFSRGIPWRTKTHLKSHLRSSVTCRGYLCFGCHLPCRNKTSNHAHYHCPMCARVVSRKSLFQHHITLCEHKPHELQGNVVDSDDTAVECSDNESGSSVCKSTTASRGAGDGTSSSSAMRDGDTADIQNHDNPREESGVREETNPAEEILREHGPEVADVMNKNTNQEEDKQMEANPRIDKTQNNEISRAIDKEREGDPGKGCRENEEIQQVVDKQMEANPRTDKTQNNEINRAIDKESKGDPGKGCRESEEIQQVVDKQMEANPRIDKTQNKEISTAIDKERVGDPGKGCRESEKIQQVVDKQMEANPRTDKAQNKEISRAIDKESKGDPGKGCRESEEIQQVVENVTENSPEVNGSASKDDTQRVEEQTRVDPRTDREDREEASQALVMLRQADCETDQTASKEINEVAGKLPEKSVGIDRGASEDTNQETEKAQQRNEDSGKGSDSNAGVSDKGNGDKHKMHLSIVKPAGVFSVISVIDKKEKKARCRLCPNFKGGKLWQIKRHIKCHVNNSVKCKGYLSLGCHLPCGGRTMSRSHYHCVICSRMIARKNRFISHLESCEGKKENGKSVEGQAQVMLRQADSEIDRRVSKEISEAVRKLLEKRVGIDRGTSEDTNQETEKAQQRNEDSGKGAEVSKEVSQALGKLSNSDAGVSDKGNEMHISIMKPMDVFSLIDRKENKAICRMCPETTFKGGQLWQAKRHIKRHLNNAVKCKGYLSIGCHLPCGGKTLNRAHYHCVICSRMIARKNRYISHLESCEGKKKNGKSAEEQEHNCDEMSQSNDGPLTHAETEVLFRALNGGGTTSALDDGGTLCTFDDTGTIRTLDDGETEEGVKLCKGFPKVSKCMEIVKTARKVRDTALTVGNGISEEVCQDGNDQTVQEFERRVKHISVIKPNDVISLLVSKDKNTFCALCPESKFKGGGGWRAMRHFKTHVRNSVKFKGYLSLGCHLPCRKTEGSHAHYHCSVCGKILSRKLNFIEHLKVCEKLIEIKKQRELAKLTGQGTLMHSRRKAPCHICQKVLVKRNLNRHLKEAHASSQDLAIRKQQARRRCRLCHKVLWKSSMRKHFQLKHPNEDFIAGTPVQDVQILTEGPLIPSDVCEVPMLDETTDLCVLPDTTEICDIPVPTDVCDSPNTIDGGDESPDSPDISDSPGTVDGDDHPLDIPSVSDLPGATDGSDLQQSSERAYHFVLVDPVNGVYRMEKLREGESYPLRVDVKFNKPS, from the exons ATGCATCCTTCGATAATAGCGCCGCTTGATATCAATACCTTGATTGTGCGTAAGGAAAACAGTGCATATTGCCAAATATGCCCAGGAATGAAGTTCAGTCGTGGCATACCATGGCGTACCAAAACTCATTTGAAAAGTCATTTGAGATCATCTGTCACTTGCAGAG GGTACCTCTGCTTTGGATGTCACCTGCCATGCAGAAACAAGACATCGAATCATGCACATTACCATTGTCCCATGTGCGCCAGGGTTGTATCAAGAAAGAGCTTATTTCAACACCACATCACGCTTTGTGAACACAAGCCTCATGAATTGCAGGGCAATGTTGTTGACTCAGACGACACAGCTGTTGAATGTAGTGACAATGAAAGTGGCAGCAGTGTTTGTAAATCAACCACTGCATCGAGAGGTGCCGGTGATGGAACAAGTTCCTCAAGTGCAATGAGAGATGGAGATACAGCTGACATACAGAACCATGATAATCCCAGGGAAGAGAGTGGCGTCCGAGAGGAAACAAACCCGGCGGAGGAAATATTGAGAGAGCATGGTCCTGAAGTGGCCGATGTTATGAACAAGAACACTAATCAGGAAGAGGACAAGCAGATGGAAGCCAACCCAAGAATtgataaaacacaaaacaacgAGATAAGCAGAGCCATCGACAAAGAGAGAGAAGGTGATCCTGGAAAAGGCTGTCGAGAAAATGAGGAAATTCAACAAGTAGTTGACAAGCAGATGGAAGCCAATCCAAGAActgacaaaacacaaaacaacgaGATAAACAGAGCCATCGACAAAGAGAGCAAAGGTGATCCTGGAAAAGGCTGTCGAGAAAGTGAGGAAATTCAACAAGTAGTTGACAAGCAGATGGAAGCCAATCCAAGAAttgacaaaacacaaaacaaagagATTAGCACAGCCATTGACAAAGAGAGAGTAGGTGATCCTGGAAAAGGCTGTCGAGAAAGTGAGAAAATTCAACAAGTTGTTGACAAGCAGATGGAAGCCAATCCAAGAACTGACAAAGCACAAAACAAAGAGATAAGCAGAGCCATTGACAAAGAGAGCAAAGGTGATCCTGGAAAAGGCTGTCGAGAAAGTGAGGAAATTCAACAAGTAGTTGAAAACGTGACGGAGAATAGTCCTGAAGTAAATGGTAGTGCAAGTAAGGATGATACCCAGAGAGTTGAAGAACAGACTAGAGTTGATCCTAGAACTGACAGAGAAGATCGTGAAGAAGCTAGCCAAGCACTGGTCATGCTGAGGCAAGCTGACTGTGAAACAGATCAAACAGCCAGTAAGGAGATCAATGAAGTGGCCGGAAAACTACCAGAGAAGAGCGTTGGAATTGACAGAGGGGCAAGTGAAGATACAAACCAAGAAACAGAGAAAGCTCAACAGAGAAATGAAGATAGTGGTAAAGGTAGCGATTCCAATGCTGGTGTAAGTGATAAAGGAAATGGAGATAAGCATAAA ATGCATCTTTCCATCGTGAAACCAGCTGGTGTTTTCAGTGTCATCAGTGTCATtgacaaaaaggaaaagaaagcaAGATGTCGACTTTGCCCAAATTTCAAAGGTGGAAAACTCTGGCAGATCAAAAGGCATATCAAATGTCACGTAAACAATTCTGTGAAATGCAAAG GTTACCTCTCCCTAGGATGTCATCTGCCGTGTGGAGGGAGAACAATGAGTCGTTCTCATTATCATTGTGTTATATGTAGCAGAATGATAGCAAGGAAAAACAGGTTTATCAGTCATTTAGAGTCTTGTGAAGGCAAGAAAGAGAACGGCAAATCTGTTGAAGGACAAGCACAGGTCATGCTGAGACAAGCTGACTCTGAAATAGATCGAAGAGTCAGTAAGGAGATCAGTGAAGCGGTAAGAAAACTACTAGAGAAGAGGGTTGGAATTGACAGAGGGACAAGTGAAGATACAAACCAAGAAACTGAGAAAGCTCAACAGAGAAATGAAGATAGTGGTAAAGGTGCTGAAGTGAGCAAGGAAGTCAGCCAGGCATTGGGAAAACTAAGCAATTCCGATGCTGGTGTAAGTGATAAAGGAAATGAA ATGCATATTTCCATCATGAAACCAATGGACGTTTTCAGTCTCATTGACAGAAAGGAAAATAAAGCAATATGTCGAATGTGCCCCGAGACAACGTTCAAAGGTGGGCAACTCTGGCAGGCCAAAAGGCATATCAAAAGACACTTAAACAATGCTGTTAAATGCAAAG GTTACCTCTCCATAGGATGTCATCTGCCGTGTGGAGGGAAAACACTTAATCGTGCTCATTATCATTGTGTTATATGTAGCAGAATGATAGCAAGGAAAAACAGGTATATCAGTCATTTAGAGTCTTGTGAAGGCAAGAAAAAGAACGGCAAATCCGCTGAAGAACAAGAACATAATTGTGACGAAATGTCACAATCAAATGACGGCCCGCTTACACACGCCGAAACAGAAGTTTTATTCAGAGCCCTCAATGGTGGAGGGACTACCAGTGCCCTTGATGATGGAGGAACCCTTTGTACATTTGATGATACAGGGACCATTCGCACACTCGATGATGGAGAGACAGAGGAAGGTGTAAAGCTGTGTAAAGGTTTTCCCAAAGTCAGCAAATGCATGGAAATTGTCAAGACAGCAAGGAAAGTGAGGGATACTGCCCTCACAGTAGGCAACGGAATCAGTGAGGAAGTCTGCCAAGATGGAAATGACCAGACAGTACAAGAATTTGAACGAAGGGTTAAA catatttcagtgatcaaGCCGAATGACGTCATCTCACTTCTGGTCAGCAAGGATAAAAATACATTCTGTGCTCTTTGCCCGGAATCGAAGTTTAAAGGTGGCGGGGGCTGGCGTGCCATGCGACACTTCAAAACCCACGTAAGGAATTCTGTTAAATTCAAAG GTTACCTCAGTTTGGGATGTCACTTACCGTGTAGAAAAACAGAAGGGTCACATGCACACTATCATTGTTCAGTTTGCGGCAAAATTTTGTCCCGGAAGCTCAACTTTATTGAACACCtgaaagtttgtgaaaaattaattgaaataaaaaaacagagaGAACTTGCCAAATTAACTGGACAGGGGACATTAATGCATTCAAGACGCAAAGCGCCTTGCCACATTTGTCAGAAAGTGTTAGTAAAGAGAAACCTGAACCGGCACCTGAAGGAGGCACACGCCTCATCACAGGACCTAGCTATAAGAAAACAGCAAGCACGGAGACGATGCCGACTTTGTCACAAAGTTTTGTGGAAGAGCAGTATGAGAAAGCACTTTCAGCTAAAACATCCAAACGAAGACTTCATTGCTGGTACTCCCGTACAGGACGTACAGATACTCACAGAAGGACCACTCATTCCCAGTGATGTATGTGAAGTACCCATGCTAGATGAAACTACTGATTTATGTGTTTTACCAGACACCACTGAGATATGTGATATTCCAGTTCCGACTGATGTATGCGATTCGCCCAATACTATTGATGGGGGTGATGAATCACCGGATTCTCCTGACATTTCTGATTCGCCCGGTACTGTTGATGGCGATGATCATCCACTCGATATTCCCAGTGTCTCTGATTTGCCTGGTGCTACGGATGGATCTGATTTGCAGCAGAGCAGTGAAAGAGCGTACCACTTTGTCTTGGTGGATCCGGTCAATGGTGTCTATCGGATGGAAAAGTTGAGAGAGGGAGAAAGCTATCCTTTACGCGTTGATGTAAAGTTTAACAAGCCCAGTTAA
- the LOC139144853 gene encoding uncharacterized protein, with protein sequence MVCFLSALQAPIQAFLRPAMWIPGLNKLHSHRERWQCPDATPDVCINELVMAVSKADVTDKINTYRIKAIDTERCTCQIYSFTRAEWLDVVEIEFMPGREQGTEAEALSFSSGILPTWVPLCFLFNCIFFFFPFYDNQLNKKRLEHIRDCMSVTCNVIAEKDD encoded by the exons atggtttgttttctaaGTGCGCTACAGGCCCCAATTCAAGCCTTTCTTCGCCCAGCGATGTGGATTCCAGGTCTGAACAAACTGCATAGCCACCGTGAAAG ATGGCAGTGCCCAGACGCAACGCCAGATGTCTGCATAAATGAACTGGTGATGGCAGTCTCCAAAGCTGACGTCACAGACAAGATCAACACGTACAGAATTAAAGCG ATCGACACAGAGAGATGTACCTGTCAGATATACAGTTTCACAAGAGCAGAGTGGTTGGATGTTGTTGAGATAGAATTCATGCCTGGCAGAGAGCAAGGCACTGAGGCtgag GCCTTGTCTTTCTCAAGTGGAATTCTGCCTACCTGGGTTCCTCTGTGTTTCCTTTTCAACTGT attttcttcttctttccaTTTTACGACAACCAGCTGAACAAGAAGAGACTGGAACACATCAGAGATTGTATGTCAGTGACGTGTAACGTCATTGCGGAAAAAGATGACTGA